Proteins from one Malaya genurostris strain Urasoe2022 chromosome 2, Malgen_1.1, whole genome shotgun sequence genomic window:
- the LOC131429930 gene encoding ninjurin-B-like: MSTSVDVVPESHPRAEDRNDGPEEIPSSQRKHSSMFAKPVIFDVENEWDDCRRNSRRDSYRTRNNQDSNGAESNYDIYRNVIENALNVAFLAANTNQLRLLTEYQQEATSYMFCVGMIIMSLIMQILVSVSMITISISNEKRWKRLKTIASVGVAIIAVVNIVVLTLLNAVVFE, translated from the exons ATGAGTACCAGTGTCGATGTAGTTCCGGAGTCTCATCCCCGCGCGGAAGACAGAAACGATGGACCAGAGGAAATACCGTCCAGTCAGCGCAAACACAGTTCAATGTTTGCCAAACCGGTGATCTTCGACGTGGAGAACGAATGGGATGATTGCCGCCGGAACTCAAGACGAGACTCTTACAGAACCCGCAACAATCAGGACAGTAATGGCGCTGAATCGAACTACGATATCTACCGCAATGTGATAGAAAATGCTTTGAACGTAGCATTTTTGGCTGCCAACACCAATCAGCTGCGATTGCTGACGGAATACCAACAGGAAGCAACAAGTTACATGTTTTGTGTTGGAATGATTATTATGTCACTGATAATGCAGATTCTTGTTAGTGTTTCTATGATCACCATCTCG ATTAGCAACGAAAAACGCTGGAAACGGCTTAAAACCATTGCTTCGGTTGGTGTCGCCATTATTGCTGTGGTTAACATTGTCGTCCTTACCTTACTAAATGCGGTGGTATTCGAATAA